The following are from one region of the Planctomycetota bacterium genome:
- a CDS encoding dienelactone hydrolase family protein, giving the protein MLRLAAAVLGALLLAQEGRVERGRAPGRPLRPASDPALQALLSRYEIAEKDFPWELKFLKESDRFTLGWLTFPSPVRGPVEANNTVWAKYWQPKGGGGRRPAALVLHWLGGSFDLLEVVCGKLAEEGIAALMMYMPHYGPRRAREGEGRRRLMTLDMEETLANVRQAVLDARRAGDWLASRPDVEPSRVGIVGISLGAILGSLAAGVDDRFGRSVFIIGGGDLPAIVLNGSRETAEQKRALEEAGYTADRLRALWREIEPCTFAGRIRTEEVLLINAESDEVVPRECAVRLWEAMGRPKIRWIKGGHYAILFQLGGVVKELVAHLRERTAY; this is encoded by the coding sequence AGGGCGGGTGGAGCGGGGCCGTGCTCCCGGGCGTCCGCTCCGGCCCGCCTCCGATCCCGCCCTTCAGGCGCTTCTGTCCCGCTACGAGATCGCGGAGAAGGACTTTCCGTGGGAGCTTAAGTTTCTCAAGGAGAGCGACCGGTTTACGCTTGGGTGGCTCACCTTCCCGTCGCCGGTGCGGGGGCCGGTCGAGGCCAACAACACCGTCTGGGCCAAGTACTGGCAACCCAAGGGGGGCGGGGGAAGGCGTCCGGCGGCGCTGGTGCTGCACTGGCTGGGAGGGAGCTTCGATCTTCTGGAAGTCGTCTGCGGGAAGCTCGCGGAGGAGGGGATCGCGGCGCTCATGATGTACATGCCGCATTACGGTCCTCGGCGGGCGCGGGAGGGCGAAGGGCGGCGGCGGCTGATGACGCTCGACATGGAGGAGACGCTGGCCAACGTCCGCCAGGCGGTGCTGGACGCGCGGCGGGCGGGGGACTGGCTGGCGTCCCGGCCGGACGTGGAGCCTTCGCGGGTGGGGATTGTGGGGATATCGCTGGGGGCGATTCTGGGGAGTCTGGCGGCGGGGGTGGATGATCGTTTCGGGCGCAGCGTGTTCATCATCGGGGGCGGGGATCTTCCGGCGATCGTGCTGAACGGCTCGCGGGAGACGGCCGAGCAGAAGCGGGCGCTGGAGGAGGCGGGCTACACGGCCGATCGGCTGCGGGCGCTCTGGCGGGAAATCGAGCCGTGCACGTTCGCGGGACGGATTCGGACGGAGGAGGTTCTCCTCATCAACGCCGAGTCGGACGAAGTGGTGCCGCGCGAGTGCGCGGTCCGGCTCTGGGAAGCGATGGGGCGGCCGAAGATCCGCTGGATCAAGGGGGGGCACTACGCGATTCTCTTTCAGCTCGGCGGGGTGGTGAAGGAGCTCGTCGCGCACCTGCGCGAGCGGACGGCCTACTGA